Proteins encoded within one genomic window of Alphaproteobacteria bacterium:
- a CDS encoding integration host factor subunit alpha: MPKCIARFDVISMLCQENDIEKEEASALLEAVLSTITDCLASGKDVKIPRFGTFIVHDKAARPGRNPRTKEPALIEKRRVVTLRASKTLKFTEDSNAP, translated from the coding sequence ATGCCAAAATGCATAGCTCGGTTTGATGTTATTTCTATGCTTTGCCAGGAAAATGACATCGAGAAAGAGGAAGCATCCGCGCTTTTAGAAGCCGTTTTAAGTACGATCACGGATTGCCTTGCAAGCGGAAAGGATGTTAAAATCCCAAGGTTTGGCACATTTATTGTTCATGATAAAGCCGCCCGACCTGGTCGAAATCCGCGCACCAAGGAACCCGCCTTGATCGAAAAGCGCCGCGTTGTGACCCTGAGGGCATCCAAAACGTTAAAATTTACAGAGGATTCCAATGCACCATGA